One Saccharopolyspora erythraea NRRL 2338 genomic region harbors:
- a CDS encoding epoxide hydrolase family protein, translating into MTETIEPFRIDIPQADLDDLAARLAATRWPDQPAGAGWDYGIPLDYLRELAEYWRTRYDWRAQEAVLNSLPQFTTRLDGHEVHFAHVRSPEPGALPLVLTHGWPGSIVEFLQVIGPLTDPRAHGGDPADAFHVVVPSAPGFTLSGPTRETGWTCSRVAAAWAELMHRLGYSRYGAHGGDFGSLISRELGLIDAEHVTGVHLTSLFSAGATPENADFSAEAEQRSVEKGYRYEYELGGYAAIQSTKPQLMAYALTDSPVAQLAWLADGFKAWTDSTDAPEDAVDRDAMLTNVSLYWLTGTAGSSARYYKEGVSTWGEPEPDSPVPTAVAVFPHDIALPVRRLAERNNNIVRWTEFDRGGHFAAMEEPGLLVEDLRAFFRDHR; encoded by the coding sequence ATGACCGAGACGATCGAACCGTTCCGCATCGACATCCCGCAGGCGGACCTCGACGACCTGGCCGCCAGGCTGGCCGCCACCCGCTGGCCGGACCAGCCCGCGGGTGCCGGGTGGGACTACGGGATCCCGCTGGACTACCTGCGCGAGCTGGCCGAGTACTGGCGGACCCGCTACGACTGGCGCGCGCAGGAGGCCGTGCTCAACTCGCTGCCGCAGTTCACCACCAGGCTCGACGGGCACGAGGTGCACTTCGCCCACGTCCGCTCGCCGGAGCCCGGCGCGCTGCCGCTGGTGCTCACCCACGGCTGGCCGGGTTCGATCGTGGAGTTCCTCCAGGTCATCGGCCCGCTGACCGATCCCCGCGCGCACGGCGGGGACCCGGCCGACGCCTTCCACGTCGTGGTGCCGTCGGCACCGGGCTTCACGTTGTCCGGCCCGACCCGCGAGACGGGCTGGACCTGCTCCCGGGTGGCGGCGGCCTGGGCCGAGCTGATGCACCGCCTCGGCTACTCGCGCTACGGCGCGCACGGCGGCGACTTCGGCTCGCTGATCTCCCGCGAGCTCGGTCTCATCGACGCCGAGCACGTGACCGGCGTCCACCTCACCTCGCTGTTCTCGGCCGGCGCCACCCCGGAGAACGCCGACTTCTCCGCGGAGGCGGAGCAGCGCAGCGTCGAGAAGGGCTACCGCTACGAGTACGAGCTCGGCGGCTACGCCGCGATCCAGAGCACCAAGCCGCAGCTGATGGCCTACGCCCTCACCGACTCCCCGGTGGCCCAGCTCGCCTGGCTCGCCGACGGGTTCAAGGCGTGGACCGACTCCACCGACGCCCCCGAGGACGCCGTGGACCGGGACGCGATGCTGACCAACGTGTCGCTGTACTGGCTGACCGGCACCGCGGGATCGTCCGCCCGCTACTACAAGGAGGGCGTGAGCACCTGGGGCGAGCCGGAACCCGACTCCCCGGTGCCGACCGCGGTCGCGGTGTTCCCGCACGACATCGCGCTGCCGGTGCGCAGGCTCGCCGAACGCAACAACAACATCGTGCGCTGGACCGAGTTCGACCGGGGCGGGCACTTCGCGGCGATGGAGGAACCCGGCTTGCTCGTCGAGGATCTCCGGGCGTTCTTCCGCGACCACCGCTGA